CTCGGCGAGTTCCGCAGGCTGAAAGCCGTGTTCGAGCGCGCGGCGGAGTTCCTGCTCGGCGACGGTCAGGGCGGCCTGCCACTGGTCGGGACGGCAGTTGAGTTCGATGGAGGCGTTGCGGAAGAGGTCGAACTGCTCGGTCACGCCGACGATACCGCCGAGGAAGGGCGCGCCCTCTTGTTTTGCGAGGATGGAAAGACGGCGATTGAGCATGCGCAGGGCGAGGGTGCGCGGGAGATATTTCAAGCGGCCGGCGGCGGTATCGGGCTCGAACGCGTAGGGCACGACAGTCTGGATCGAGACGTTGGCGGCGCCGGCCTCCATCTCGGTGTGCAGACGGGCCTCGACCGTGGCGGTGGGCGTGACAACGCCGAGGCGCGGCTCCGGCAGGGCGGGGGCGCGGGCCTTGAGCGGACCGAAAATTTCGCGGACGAGCGGCTCGACGGCGGCGGGCTCGAGATCGCCGACCAGCACGAGCACCATGCGCTCGGGACGATACCAAGTGTCGTAGTATTCGAGGAAGCGCTCGCGCGGGGCGTTTTTCAGCACTTCCTCGGTGCCGATCGGCAGGCGTTGGGGCAGGCGCGTGTCGGGCACGAGGAAATCCATCTCAGCGAGAAAAGTGCGCAGGCCGACGGAGTCGCGGGCGCGTTTTTCGCTGAGGATGATGCCACGCTCCTTTTCGATTTCCGCCGGCTCGAAGAGAATGCCGCCGGCCACGTCGGCGAACCAGGTGAGCGATTCGCGCAGGGTCTCGGGCTTGGCGTCGGGCAGTTCGAGCTGGTAGATGGTGCGGTCGAAGCCGGTGGAGGCGTTGGTGTCGCCACCGAAGTCCATGCCCAGCTTCTGGAAGAACTCGATGACATTGGCGGCGGGGAAGTGCTTGCTCCCATTGAACGCCATGTGTTCGAGGAAGTGGGCAAGGCCGCGCTGATCCTCGTTTTCGTGAAGGGAACCGGCCTTGATGGCGAGGCGGGCGCTGATGCGGCCCTTGGGCTCCGCGTTGCGCAGGAGGGCGTAGCGGAGGCCGTTGTAGAGCTTGCCCCAGTGGATCGCGGGGTCGGCCGGGAGATCACTGGTCTGGTGGGGGAAGTCGGCGGCGCGAAGCGCGACAAGCGGAGCGAGAACGAGGACGAACGCCAACCGCAGCGTCCGGACGGGGAAAGGAAGCAACTTCATGGCGCAGGGATATTTCGCAAAGCCCTTTGCGGCGCAAGCATCCAGCGACGAACGGCAATAGGACGGCAAGAACGGCGCGGACTTTGGAGTGGCCAAAGGCCGGGGCGGTGACCTTGCTTGGAGGGATGAAGACGAAAGCCAAAGCCCAGCCCAAACCCGAACTGGTCAACGCCAAGCTCGCCCGAAAGAAGGGGCCCATCTCCAAGTTCATCGCGCATAACTACCGTCACTTCAACGCCGCCGCCCTGCTGGATTCCGCCAAGGGCTACGAGGCCCACCTGCAGGCCGGGGGCAAGATGCTGTTGACACTCGCCGGGGCCATGTCCACCGCCGAACTGGGCATCTCGTTGGCCGAGATGATCCGGCGCGACAAGATCCACGCCATCGTGTGCACCGGCGCGAACCTGGAGGAAGACATCTTCAACCTCGTGGCCCATGACTACTACGAGCGCGTGCCGCACTACCGCTCGCTGACGGCCGATGACGAGCAGGCCTTGCTCGACCGGCACATGAACCGCGTAACCGACACCTGCATACCCGAGGGAGAGGCCATGCGCCGCATCGAGGCCGCCGTCGCCGAGGAGTGGCTGGCCGCCGACCGCGCGGCCGAACGGTTTTTCCCGCACGAGTTCATGTATAAAATTCTCCGGTCGGGTAAGCTGAAGAAGTTCTACCAGATCGACCCGAAGAATTCCTGGATGCTGGCTGCCTGCGAAAAGAACCTGCCGATCATCGTGCCCGGCTGGGAAGACGCCACCCTCGGCAACATGTATGCCGGCCGCGTCATCACCGGCGAGATCAAGAACGTGCATACCGTCCGCACCGGCATCGAATACATGGCCACGTTTGCCGGCTGGTATACGCAGACCGCGAAGACGCTCAAGTCAGGCGAGGGTTCGATTGGGTTCTTCCAGATCGGCGGCGGCATCGCGGGCGACTTCCCGATCTGCGTCGTGCCGATGCTGCACCAGGATCTTGGTCGCACCAACGTGCCGCTGTGGGGCTATTTCTCCCAGATCAGCGATTCGACCACGAGCTACGGCAGCTACTCCGGCGCCGTGCCGAACGAGAAGATCACCTGGGGCAAGCTCGGGGCGAAGACCCCGAAGTTCGTCATCGAGAGCGATGCCACGATCGTGGCGCCGTTGATCTTTGCGTGGGTCCTTGGCCAGTGAGGGACGGCACCACTAACCTTCACTCATGACTCACTAATTGAACTAGGGTCCTATCAGTGACCATGAGTGGTTCACCCCTGTGATCTGGGTTTATCGAATCATCTTTCTTCCCGCGTTGCTCCTGGCATCGCCGTATTATCTCTGGCGCATGCGGCGACGCGGGGGCTATGGTGAGGCGTTCTGGCAGCGGCTGGGGCGGACGGTGCCGCTGCCGCCGAAGCGACCGGGCGTGAGGCGCATCTGGCTGCAGGCGGTGAGCGTGGGCGAGATGCTGGCCATCGGGCCGCTGCTGGAGGCGATCAAGCGCGAGGGCGGCATGGAAGTTTTTCTGACGACGACCACGAGCACGGGCTACCAGCTGGCGAAGGAGAAATATCCCGCGCTGACCGTGGGCATCGGGTATTTTCCGCTGGATTTCTGGTGGGCGAGCGAGCGCGCCTGGTGGCGCGTGCAGCCGGATCTTTGCATCCTGATGGAAGGCGAGCGCTGGCCGGAGCATGTCCGGCAGGCGGAGTGCCACGGTGTGCCGGTGCTCAGCGTGAATGCGCGGCTCTCGGACCGCAGCTACCGGCGGTCCATGCAGTTTGCGCCCTTCGTGCTGGCGCTGTCGCGCGGCATTACGCGCCTCCTCTGCGCCTCGAAAGGTGATGAGCAGCGGTTCAAGGCGATCGGTTTCCCGGCCGAACGCCTGCAAACCACCGGCAACCTGAAACTCGACGTGGAGATTCCGCTGCTCGGCGAGGCCGATCGGGCGAAATTGCGCAAGGAAGTCGGGCTGGGCGACGGTCTCGTGTTGCTTGGGTCATCCACGTGGCCCGGTGAGGAGAAGGCGCTGATCGCGGCGTTGCAGGAGGCGCGGGGCAAGGGACTCGACGTCTCGCTGCTGATCGTGCCGCGCC
This DNA window, taken from Oleiharenicola lentus, encodes the following:
- a CDS encoding deoxyhypusine synthase family protein, with the translated sequence MKTKAKAQPKPELVNAKLARKKGPISKFIAHNYRHFNAAALLDSAKGYEAHLQAGGKMLLTLAGAMSTAELGISLAEMIRRDKIHAIVCTGANLEEDIFNLVAHDYYERVPHYRSLTADDEQALLDRHMNRVTDTCIPEGEAMRRIEAAVAEEWLAADRAAERFFPHEFMYKILRSGKLKKFYQIDPKNSWMLAACEKNLPIIVPGWEDATLGNMYAGRVITGEIKNVHTVRTGIEYMATFAGWYTQTAKTLKSGEGSIGFFQIGGGIAGDFPICVVPMLHQDLGRTNVPLWGYFSQISDSTTSYGSYSGAVPNEKITWGKLGAKTPKFVIESDATIVAPLIFAWVLGQ
- a CDS encoding 3-deoxy-D-manno-octulosonic acid transferase, coding for MRRRGGYGEAFWQRLGRTVPLPPKRPGVRRIWLQAVSVGEMLAIGPLLEAIKREGGMEVFLTTTTSTGYQLAKEKYPALTVGIGYFPLDFWWASERAWWRVQPDLCILMEGERWPEHVRQAECHGVPVLSVNARLSDRSYRRSMQFAPFVLALSRGITRLLCASKGDEQRFKAIGFPAERLQTTGNLKLDVEIPLLGEADRAKLRKEVGLGDGLVLLGSSTWPGEEKALIAALQEARGKGLDVSLLIVPRHAERREELRELLAETGLSFHFRSAGVAPRVVDVAIGDTTGELRKLTQLADLVFVGKSLAPHDGGQTPVEAAILEKPLLHGPHMTNFRDIIRGLTDAGAVRKVETHEDLVREAVEYLRFPAKRAKLSSSAHAWHEANRGATERTLAVVRELLAKRVS